The following is a genomic window from Chthoniobacterales bacterium.
CGAGGTTCCCGTGCTCATTCTTTCGGCCAGGCAGGATCCGGAGGACAAAGTGGCAGCCCTCGACGAAGGGGCTGACGACTACGTGACGAAACCCTTCGACACAAACGAGCTCCTTGCCCGTCTGCGGGTGCTCCTGCGCCGCAAACATGGAGAGGAGGAGCCCATTTTCGAAAACGGGCCGCTTCGCATCGATTTCGTGCGCCGTCTCGTCCATGTGCGGGACAGGGAGGTGGAGCTGACCGCCACGGAATACGCGCTCCTGCGAATCCTTGCGCGCCATGCCGGAAAAGTCATCACTCACCGGCAACTGCTCGAAGAAGTCTGGGGACCAGGACAAACCGAGCAATCCCAATATCTCCGCGTCTATCTCAGCCACATCCGCCGGAAACTCAAGGAAGCCGGGCTTTCCCTGTCCATTCGGACGGAGCCCGGCATTGGCTACCGACTTCTCGACAATCTCTGCCCCTCTTAAGACTCAGAAGACCACGGCTCGGCAATTTTCAGGCATCAGGCCACCGCCTGCCGACAGCGATTGAGACCCTCCGAAAGGAAGGGACCGAATTCCGGGATTGGCGGACGGGAAAAACCCGTGCACAGTGATCGATCCGGCTTCCCTGTCATAAGACAGGAGAAGAGCTGACGATTTCCCGGGCCGGCACTACCTTTCGAAGGATGCCCGGCCGCAGCACCCACCCGGTGCGCCGATTGATCGCCCGCCGGGGACCGCTATATTCCATTATCCATTCGTTTCATGAGCTCCGACACTCCGACCGCCGCCCCCGCGACCGATAAGCCCCTCGTCGCCAACGAGGGCATCAAGGCCGCCTCGCATCTCCTGCGCGGCGCCATCCAGCAGGACATCGCCGACCCCTCGACCGGTGGCATTTCGGAGGACAGCAACCAGCTCCTGAAGTTTCATGGCCTCTACATTCAGGACGACCGCGACGTGCGAAACATCCGCAAGAAGGAGGGCAAGGAGAAGGCCTTCGGCTTCATGCTCCGCGTGCGCCTGCCCGGTGGCGTCGCCACGCCGGCCCAGTGGATCGTCCTCGACGACATCGCGACGCAGCTCGCCTCGCCGTCCCTGCGCATTACCACCCGGCAGACTTTCCAGTTCCACGGCATCCTCAAGGGCAATGTGAAACCCGTCGTCCAGCGCATGCACGAGGTGCTGCTCGACTCGATCGCGGCCTGCGGCGACGTGAACCGCAACGTGATGGCCCCGCCCAATCCCGAGCGCAGCGCCGTGCTGCAGCAGGTCTACGAAGACGCGAAAGGCTGGAGCGAATTCGCCCTGCCGAAGACCCGCGCCTATCACGAAATCTGGCTCGACGAGGAACTCGTCGCCGGCGGTGAAGCCGAGAGCGAGCCGATGTATGGCGCGACCTACCTGCCGCGCAAGTTCAAGACCGGCTTCGCGATTCCGCCGTCGAACGACGTGGACATCTTCTCGCAGGACCTCGGCTACATCGCGATCGTCGAGGGCGAAAAGCTCCTCGGCTACAACGTGACCGTCGGCGGCGGCCTCGGCATGAACCACGGCAACGTCGAGACCTTCCCGCGCCTGGCCGACGTGCTGGGCTTCATCACTCCCGACCACGTCAACACCATCGGCGAGGCCGTGCTCACCACGCAGCGCGACTACGGTGATCGCACGAACCGCCGCCACGCCCGCCTGAAATACACGATCGAGGATCGCGGCGTGGAGTGGTTCAAAGCCGAGGTCGAGAAGCGCTCGGGCATCACCTTCGAGCCCGCCCGCGCCTTCAACTTCACCACGATCGAGGATCCCCACGGCTGGCACGAGAACGCCGACGGCACGTGGTTCTACGGCCTGCACATCCTCAGCGGCCGCATCAAGGACGTCGAGGGCTGGCCGATGCGCACCGCCCTGCGCGAGATCGCCGAGGTCCACAAGGGCGACTTCCGCCTCACCCCGTCGCAGAACCTTTCCATCGCCGGCGTCACCGCCGCGGAGAAGCCCGTCATCGAGGCCATCCTTGCGAAGCACGGCCTCGACCGGGAAAACGAGCGCTCCGGCATTCGCCTGAATGCCCTCTCCTGCGTGGCCCTGCCCACCTGCGGCCTCGCCCTCACCGAGAGCGAACGCGCCCTGCCCGGTCTGCTGGAGAAATTCGAGAACATCCTCGACGAGGCCGGCCTGCACGACGACGCTATCAGCCTCCGCGTCACCGGCTGCCCAAACGGCTGCGCCCGCCCGTATCTCGCGGAGATCGGCTTCGTGGGCCGCGCGCCCGGCAAATACGCCCTTTACCTCGGCGCCAGCTACAACGGCACGCGGTTGAATCGCCTTGTCTCGCCTAGCATCACGCTCGACGACGGCGTCGCCCTCATCGCGCCGTTCATCAAGCGCTATGCGGTGGAGCGCGAAGAAGGCGAAGGTTTCGGCGATTTCTGCAATCGCGTGATCCTGCCGAAGGACGCCACGACGCACAGCGTCGGCACGCCGGCGGAAGCGGTGTCGGCCTGACCGACACCCCGCGGTCTCGGGTCGCCTAAAACGCCCCGAGTTTCGACAGATTCACCGAGGACATGTATTCGGCGATCATCTTGCCGTCGGCAAACACACGCACCCATACGCCGACCAGCTCGTCCTTCGTCGAGGATTGCTTGCCGTTGGCGTAGTAGTAGCTGGTGTTGAGACTTGTGCGGTGGAGTTTGACGGGCTTCGTCTCGAAGCCCGCCGTTCCGCCCGGCCTGATCGCCTCGACCGAGGCCTCGCCCTCGAGCCGCTGCGGCTTCACCTCGCGCGCCTGCTTCATGCCATCGTCGCGGCGGAAATAGACCCGGTATTCCGCGGTGAGCGCCGGAGTCGCGTCCATGAACGAGACGTTTTTGACAATGACCTTGTAAATCCCGCTAAACTCCTGCATCGCAACCGCGCTGGCCGTTTTCTGTCGGGTGGCATCGGTCTTGGGGATCGCGGTGACTTTTACCGCCGGCGTCCCCGCCCACGCCGAAGAACCGATCGCCAAAACAGCCCCCAGAGCCCAGCCATTCCCCTTCCGAATTTGCATCGGAGCACTTAGCCCAATTGGCCCAAAAATCGTCAAACCAAATCGCCCCGACGACGGTCCCCTGATCGCCCGATAGCCGCCACCGCCACATCCCCGACCCGTGCCTGCCGCCGGCCGGGCGATCTTTGGATGTATGAAAACCACATCCTCTCCGCGAATCTTCGCGTCCCTTCTCGCGGCCGGGGCGATTCCGATTTCCGCTTTCGCCCAGTCCCAGAACTCCACAAACAGCTCCAACTCCACCACCGATACCTCGTCGCAACCGGGCGTTTTCACTCCCACGATCGGTGTGAATCCCAGCGCCGGCGACACCACGGTCGCGCCGCCTCCCGCGCAGACCCAGGCCGGCAGCTCCACGAGTGGCGCCCCGAATACAACCGCTCCGAACACCGGTGCGCCTTCGATGAACGGCGCTCCCAATACCGGAACGGCGGAAGCACCGTCAGCAAATGGCGAGCCGTCCAACCCGGACTCTGCGACCGGCACGGCGACCTCTCCAAGCACGAGCGGCGCCGTAAACGGAGCTG
Proteins encoded in this region:
- a CDS encoding response regulator transcription factor; amino-acid sequence: MKPCRVLVVDDEPQIRRLLRIACESADYRVDEATDGREGLALAASNRPDAVILDLGLPELPGIDVLRRLREWSEVPVLILSARQDPEDKVAALDEGADDYVTKPFDTNELLARLRVLLRRKHGEEEPIFENGPLRIDFVRRLVHVRDREVELTATEYALLRILARHAGKVITHRQLLEEVWGPGQTEQSQYLRVYLSHIRRKLKEAGLSLSIRTEPGIGYRLLDNLCPS
- a CDS encoding NADPH-dependent assimilatory sulfite reductase hemoprotein subunit, with the protein product MSSDTPTAAPATDKPLVANEGIKAASHLLRGAIQQDIADPSTGGISEDSNQLLKFHGLYIQDDRDVRNIRKKEGKEKAFGFMLRVRLPGGVATPAQWIVLDDIATQLASPSLRITTRQTFQFHGILKGNVKPVVQRMHEVLLDSIAACGDVNRNVMAPPNPERSAVLQQVYEDAKGWSEFALPKTRAYHEIWLDEELVAGGEAESEPMYGATYLPRKFKTGFAIPPSNDVDIFSQDLGYIAIVEGEKLLGYNVTVGGGLGMNHGNVETFPRLADVLGFITPDHVNTIGEAVLTTQRDYGDRTNRRHARLKYTIEDRGVEWFKAEVEKRSGITFEPARAFNFTTIEDPHGWHENADGTWFYGLHILSGRIKDVEGWPMRTALREIAEVHKGDFRLTPSQNLSIAGVTAAEKPVIEAILAKHGLDRENERSGIRLNALSCVALPTCGLALTESERALPGLLEKFENILDEAGLHDDAISLRVTGCPNGCARPYLAEIGFVGRAPGKYALYLGASYNGTRLNRLVSPSITLDDGVALIAPFIKRYAVEREEGEGFGDFCNRVILPKDATTHSVGTPAEAVSA